The following are encoded together in the Natator depressus isolate rNatDep1 chromosome 10, rNatDep2.hap1, whole genome shotgun sequence genome:
- the NUDT16L1 gene encoding tudor-interacting repair regulator protein isoform X1: MAALTGSAGAAGLLPSLSVPGVTELKPLSRYEAMRLGPGWSHSCHAMLYAPNPGMLFGRIPLRYAVLMQMRFDGLLGFPGGFVDRRYWSLEDGLNRVLGLGLGCVRLTEADYLCSHLTEGPHRVVAHFYARQLTLEELHTIEICAVHSRDHGLEVMGMVRVPLYTQKDRMGGLPNFLGNSFIGTAKFQLLFALKVLNMVPEEKLAEAVAATQKQKKPAAEPAAVTASVTAAVTASVTAAVTANQMVAKPANELANRPLAVSVAEPAAKPAAESAAEPVTEPVAESMAE, translated from the exons ATGGCGGCTCTGACGGGGAGCGCGGGCGCGGCGGGGCTGCTGCCCTCCCTCTCGGTGCCCGGCGTGACCGAGCTGAAGCCGCTGAGCCGCTACGAGGCCATGCGGCTCGGGCCCGGCTGGAGCCACtcgtgccacgccatgctgtacGCGCCCAACCCGGGCATGCTCTTCGGGCGCATCCCGCTGCGCTACGCCGTGCTG ATGCAGATGCGATTTGACGGACTACTGGGCTTTCCTGGGGGGTTCGTGGATCGCCGTTACTGGTCCCTGGAGGATGGTCTGAATCGGGTGCTGGGCTTGGGTTTGGGCTGTGTGCGCCTGACGGAAGCTGATTATCTATGCTCGCACCTGACAGAGGGGCCACATCGCGTGGTGGCGCACTTCTACGCCAGGCAGCTGACCCTGGAGGAGCTGCACACCATCGAGATCTGCGCGGTGCATTCCCGAGACCACGGGCTGGAG GTGATGGGAATGGTCCGTGTCCCTTTGTACACCCAGAAGGACCGCATGGGCGGACTGCCAAACTTCCTGGGGAACTCCTTCATCGGGACTGCTAAATTCCAGCTGCTCTTTGCCCTGAAGGTTTTGAATATGGTGCCTGAGGAGAAGCTGGCAGAAGCGGTGGCTGCCacccagaagcaaaaaaagcCTGCAGCTGAGCCTGCTGCTGTGACGGCCAGTGTGACGGCTGCTGTGACGGCCAGTGTGACGGCTGCTGTGACGGCCAATCAGATGGTGGCTAAGCCAGCAAATGAGCTGGCAAATCGGCCTTTAGCTGTGTCAGTGGCTGAACCAGCAGCAAAGCCAGCAgctgagtcagcagcagagcctgTGACTGAGCCAGTGGCTGAGTCTATGGCTGAGTGA
- the NUDT16L1 gene encoding tudor-interacting repair regulator protein isoform X2, which translates to MAALTGSAGAAGLLPSLSVPGVTELKPLSRYEAMRLGPGWSHSCHAMLYAPNPGMLFGRIPLRYAVLVMGMVRVPLYTQKDRMGGLPNFLGNSFIGTAKFQLLFALKVLNMVPEEKLAEAVAATQKQKKPAAEPAAVTASVTAAVTASVTAAVTANQMVAKPANELANRPLAVSVAEPAAKPAAESAAEPVTEPVAESMAE; encoded by the exons ATGGCGGCTCTGACGGGGAGCGCGGGCGCGGCGGGGCTGCTGCCCTCCCTCTCGGTGCCCGGCGTGACCGAGCTGAAGCCGCTGAGCCGCTACGAGGCCATGCGGCTCGGGCCCGGCTGGAGCCACtcgtgccacgccatgctgtacGCGCCCAACCCGGGCATGCTCTTCGGGCGCATCCCGCTGCGCTACGCCGTGCTG GTGATGGGAATGGTCCGTGTCCCTTTGTACACCCAGAAGGACCGCATGGGCGGACTGCCAAACTTCCTGGGGAACTCCTTCATCGGGACTGCTAAATTCCAGCTGCTCTTTGCCCTGAAGGTTTTGAATATGGTGCCTGAGGAGAAGCTGGCAGAAGCGGTGGCTGCCacccagaagcaaaaaaagcCTGCAGCTGAGCCTGCTGCTGTGACGGCCAGTGTGACGGCTGCTGTGACGGCCAGTGTGACGGCTGCTGTGACGGCCAATCAGATGGTGGCTAAGCCAGCAAATGAGCTGGCAAATCGGCCTTTAGCTGTGTCAGTGGCTGAACCAGCAGCAAAGCCAGCAgctgagtcagcagcagagcctgTGACTGAGCCAGTGGCTGAGTCTATGGCTGAGTGA